A stretch of Candidatus Manganitrophaceae bacterium DNA encodes these proteins:
- a CDS encoding oligosaccharide flippase family protein → MQSISEQKRIESNGQAPLPTTENGVSQAKGEKSASISKQALTLIFGRGLSSAFTFLIPIILARYLNPTEYGTYKQIFLVYSSLFMILPFGIIQSLYYFIPKEPERMKTYLIQAFLFLQFSGLVALLFVAFFGKTIAGYFNNPELAPYLFQMGIFIFLMLSSAYFEALLISSQKIVQASALGFLSEAAKTACMLLPLIWSHRLTDLMWGMNAFAFVRFCGVLVYVIRGYSLRWRDVHWSTLRKQLAYSVPFGFAVILQATQDKFHQYVVAYSYSAAVFAVYSVGMFQLPLVELIYTPMSQLMIVRMSSLRQRATREEIISLWFDITKKLAMVFFPAFVFLQVVAHDLIVLLFTPTYLSSVPLFRIALFSLLTAIFLTEGVLRAYADTTFILKITFMKLVLTLLFIFPLLSWFGLSGGVLTLTLVLVIAKVTMLWKVARLIPLSLSALLPWRDLLSIGIFSVFCAVPVFFMGRIGTASPAWMVLLSATVYTVFYLVFLFGSHLITFDEKREIARMVRRVGALLPALSKS, encoded by the coding sequence GTGCAGTCGATATCCGAACAGAAGCGGATTGAGTCGAACGGACAGGCGCCGCTTCCCACGACAGAGAATGGGGTTTCACAAGCAAAGGGAGAGAAGAGCGCCTCCATCAGCAAGCAAGCATTGACGCTGATCTTCGGACGGGGACTCTCCTCCGCCTTTACTTTTTTGATTCCGATCATCCTGGCCCGATATTTAAATCCAACCGAATATGGAACTTATAAGCAGATCTTTCTCGTCTATTCGAGCCTCTTTATGATCCTGCCGTTCGGCATTATTCAGAGCCTCTACTATTTTATTCCCAAAGAGCCGGAGCGGATGAAGACCTATCTGATCCAGGCCTTTCTCTTTCTCCAGTTCTCCGGCCTGGTGGCGCTCCTCTTCGTTGCTTTTTTCGGAAAGACGATCGCCGGCTATTTCAACAATCCGGAACTCGCCCCCTATCTCTTTCAAATGGGCATTTTCATTTTTTTGATGCTCTCCTCGGCCTATTTTGAAGCGCTGCTGATCTCTTCGCAGAAGATCGTTCAGGCGTCGGCGCTCGGTTTTCTCTCCGAAGCGGCCAAGACCGCCTGCATGCTGCTGCCGCTGATCTGGAGCCACCGCCTCACCGATTTGATGTGGGGAATGAATGCCTTTGCCTTTGTCCGCTTCTGTGGGGTGTTGGTTTATGTGATCCGAGGTTATTCACTCCGGTGGCGCGATGTTCACTGGTCGACCCTGCGGAAGCAGCTCGCCTACTCGGTCCCGTTCGGGTTTGCCGTCATTCTCCAAGCGACGCAGGACAAATTTCATCAGTATGTCGTCGCCTATTCCTACAGCGCCGCGGTTTTCGCCGTCTACTCGGTGGGGATGTTCCAGCTTCCCTTGGTGGAGCTGATCTATACGCCGATGTCTCAGCTGATGATCGTCCGGATGTCGTCCCTTCGGCAGCGGGCGACGCGGGAGGAGATCATCTCGCTTTGGTTCGATATAACCAAGAAGCTGGCGATGGTTTTCTTCCCGGCGTTTGTCTTCCTTCAGGTGGTTGCACACGACTTAATCGTCCTCCTCTTCACGCCGACCTATCTCTCGAGCGTTCCTCTCTTCCGGATCGCGCTCTTCTCGTTATTAACGGCGATCTTCCTGACCGAAGGGGTGCTGCGCGCCTATGCCGATACCACTTTTATTTTGAAGATCACCTTCATGAAGCTCGTTTTGACCCTCTTGTTCATCTTCCCCCTCCTCTCCTGGTTCGGCCTCTCCGGCGGGGTGCTCACGCTGACGTTGGTCCTGGTGATTGCGAAGGTAACGATGCTCTGGAAGGTCGCTCGCCTCATCCCGCTCTCCCTGTCGGCGCTGCTCCCTTGGCGGGATCTGTTGAGCATCGGCATCTTCTCGGTCTTCTGCGCGGTCCCGGTCTTCTTCATGGGGCGGATCGGAACGGCTTCTCCCGCCTGGATGGTGTTGCTCTCGGCGACGGTTTATACGGTTTTTTATTTGGTTTTTTTGTTCGGTTCACATCTGATCACTTTCGACGAGAAACGGGAGATCGCCCGAATGGTCCGGCGGGTTGGCGCCCTGCTCCCGGCGTTGTCGAAATCGTAA
- a CDS encoding glycosyltransferase, with product MSRPTVLHLVDCLNIGGGEMQMVDLLRRIDRERFRPLVGCLARKGPLLPVLEATGIPVVEFPIRGKIYYPRSLRAVLQMARFMRREEVQIVHTQDLYSHIVGVPAALIAQVPVIVTNRLDLGHTMKGWHRWALKGFSFVLTRAMANSEGVRRMLIEKEKLNPKKIELIYNGVDLDRFGAAIQEVSLPLDSEDRPIGIVANLNPVKGHETLLQAAVRVAAVYPAVKFFLIGTGMLRPTLEARVRELGIEKQIVFLGSRRDVPQILSRMEISVLPSLAEGFSNAILESMAAGLPVVATDVGGNREAIIEGETGYLVPSGHPDSLANRILCLLGDRALARQMGEAGRKRIETCFSLERMVKETEQFYDRLLQERVPGAHWSGKREEEMNVSEVKLSS from the coding sequence ATGAGCAGACCTACTGTCTTGCATTTGGTTGATTGTCTTAATATCGGGGGGGGGGAGATGCAGATGGTCGATCTGCTCCGGCGGATCGACCGGGAGCGATTCCGTCCGCTGGTCGGCTGTCTGGCTCGGAAAGGGCCGCTGCTACCGGTCCTCGAAGCGACCGGCATCCCGGTGGTCGAATTTCCGATCCGGGGAAAGATTTACTATCCCCGTTCGCTTCGCGCGGTTCTTCAGATGGCCCGATTCATGCGCCGGGAGGAGGTCCAGATTGTCCATACCCAAGACCTCTACTCCCATATCGTCGGGGTGCCGGCCGCGTTGATCGCGCAGGTGCCGGTCATCGTGACGAACCGGCTCGACCTGGGGCATACGATGAAAGGGTGGCACCGCTGGGCGCTGAAGGGCTTCTCCTTTGTATTAACCCGTGCGATGGCCAATTCGGAAGGGGTCCGCAGAATGTTGATCGAGAAGGAGAAGCTCAACCCGAAAAAGATCGAGCTGATCTATAACGGCGTCGATCTCGACCGATTCGGCGCCGCAATTCAAGAGGTCTCTTTGCCGCTCGATTCGGAAGACCGCCCGATCGGAATCGTCGCCAATCTCAACCCCGTCAAGGGCCATGAAACCCTGTTGCAGGCGGCGGTGCGGGTGGCTGCGGTTTATCCGGCGGTGAAATTCTTTCTGATCGGAACCGGGATGCTTCGGCCGACGCTCGAGGCGCGCGTGCGCGAACTGGGGATCGAGAAGCAGATCGTGTTTCTCGGATCCCGGCGCGATGTTCCGCAGATCCTGTCCCGGATGGAGATCTCGGTGCTCCCTTCTTTGGCGGAGGGGTTCTCAAATGCCATTCTCGAATCGATGGCGGCCGGCCTGCCGGTGGTGGCGACCGATGTCGGAGGAAATCGCGAGGCGATCATCGAGGGGGAGACCGGCTATCTGGTGCCGTCCGGCCACCCCGATTCCCTTGCAAACCGGATCTTATGCCTGCTCGGAGACCGGGCGTTGGCGCGACAGATGGGAGAGGCCGGCAGAAAAAGAATTGAAACCTGCTTCTCCTTGGAGCGGATGGTCAAGGAGACGGAGCAATTTTATGACCGCCTGCTCCAAGAGCGGGTGCCGGGAGCCCATTGGTCGGGTAAGCGAGAAGAAGAGATGAATGTCTCGGAGGTCAAGCTGTCATCATGA